The DNA segment GGGCTTGCCCGGCTCCGACCAGTCCAGCTTGGAGCGCTCGAAGGTGGCCGGGTCCTGCGGGTCCGGCACGTCCGCCTCGGCCCAGCCGTGCCGGGCGAACTCACGGCGCCGGCCGGTCTGCACCGCGGCCGCCAGCTCCGGCTCCGGGTGGCTGGTGAAGAACTGCCAGGGGCTGCTCGCCGCCCACTCCTCGCCCATGAAGAGCATCGGCGTGAACGGGGAGGTGAGCAGCAGCGTCGCGCCGACCTTGAGCAGGCCCGGCGAGAGGATCGCGGTGAGCCGGTCGCCGATCGCGCGGTTGCCGATCTGGTCGTGGTTCTGCAGGAACGCGACGAATCGGTGCCCGGCGGTGCGCTGCCGGTCGACCGGGCGGCCATGCCGGCGACCTCGGAAGCTGGACCAGGTGCCGGCGTGGAAGAAGGCCCCTTCCAGCACGGTACGCAGGCAGTCCAGTGACCCGAAGTCCCCGTAGTAGCCCTGCCGTTCCCCGGTGAGCAGGGCGTGCAGGGCGTGGTGCACGTCGTCGTCCCACTGGGCGTGCAGGCCGTAGCCGCCGCCCTCGCGCGGGGTGATCAGCTTGGCGTCGTTCAGGTCGGACTCGGCGATCAGGGTGAGCGGCCGGCGCACGTGCGCGGAGAGCGACTCGACCTCGGCGGCCAGCATCTCCAGCAGGTGGACCGCGCCCTCGTCGTGCAGCGCGTGCACGGCGTCCAGCCGCAGCCCGTCCACGTGGTAGTCACGCAGCCACATCAGCACGCTGTCCGCGATGTAGCGCCGCACGGTGTCCGAGTCGGGGCCGTCCAAGTTGAGCGAGCTGCCCCAGGTGTTGCTGCCGGCCGACAGGTACGGGGCGAACATCGGCGCGTACGCCCCGCTCGGCCCGAAGTGGTTGTAGACCACGTCGAGCACCACGCCGAGACCCTTCGCGTGCGCCGCGTCGACGAACCGCTTCAGACCGTCCGGGCCGCCGTAGGCCTCGTGCGGCGCGTACCAGCAGACACCGTCGTAGCCCCAGTTGTAGGTGCCGTTGAACGCGTTCACCGGCAGCAGCTCGACCAGGTCGACACCGAGGTCGACGAGGTGGTCCAGCTTCTCGATGGCCGCGTCGAAGGTGCCCTCCGGCGTGAACGTGCCGATGTGCAGCTCGTAGAGGACCGAGCCGGGCAGCTGCCGGCCGGTCCACGCCTGATCGGTCCAGGTGAAGGCGTCGTGGTCGTAGACCCGGCTCAGGCCGTGCACGCCGTCCGGCTGCCACGGCGACCGAGGGTCGGGCAGCGGCTTGTCCTGATCGGGGAGGAGGAAGCCGTAGTCGGTGCCGGCCGGCAGCTCGAGCCGCCACCAGCCGCCGTCGGCCGCCTCCATCTCGTGCTCCTGGCCGTCGACGACCAGCCGGACGTTCTTCTCGGGAGCCCAGACTTCGAAGACAGTCATTCTTTCACCAGGAGCGCGACGGGATAGGTGTGCAGAAGCTCGGCGACCGCCAGGCGATTGCCACCGTAACTGGTATTCGTGAACACTTCCGTCCAACTGTGTCCGTCGAGTGAAAGCGTCGTGTCGTGC comes from the Actinoplanes sp. OR16 genome and includes:
- the treZ gene encoding malto-oligosyltrehalose trehalohydrolase; the protein is MTVFEVWAPEKNVRLVVDGQEHEMEAADGGWWRLELPAGTDYGFLLPDQDKPLPDPRSPWQPDGVHGLSRVYDHDAFTWTDQAWTGRQLPGSVLYELHIGTFTPEGTFDAAIEKLDHLVDLGVDLVELLPVNAFNGTYNWGYDGVCWYAPHEAYGGPDGLKRFVDAAHAKGLGVVLDVVYNHFGPSGAYAPMFAPYLSAGSNTWGSSLNLDGPDSDTVRRYIADSVLMWLRDYHVDGLRLDAVHALHDEGAVHLLEMLAAEVESLSAHVRRPLTLIAESDLNDAKLITPREGGGYGLHAQWDDDVHHALHALLTGERQGYYGDFGSLDCLRTVLEGAFFHAGTWSSFRGRRHGRPVDRQRTAGHRFVAFLQNHDQIGNRAIGDRLTAILSPGLLKVGATLLLTSPFTPMLFMGEEWAASSPWQFFTSHPEPELAAAVQTGRRREFARHGWAEADVPDPQDPATFERSKLDWSEPGKPGHAEILELYKKLIAVRRSVPDLTDPWLHDVEVWHGDQHVVIRRGSYVVAANLAGVEQTVSVRSPARSVLLATEPGVVVQRDRLVLPAESAVVVAVR